The Candidatus Hinthialibacter antarcticus genome contains a region encoding:
- the rplA gene encoding 50S ribosomal protein L1, with translation MVAHGKRYRNAAEGLNRDDVKTVKDAVALAKKNATAKFDETIELVANLGIDPKKADQMVRGTVSLPHGTGKTVRVAVFAEGDLATQAKEAGADIVGSEDLAKDIQGGMMDFDIAIATPDMMRVVGRLGKVLGPRGLMPNPKTGTVTADVAKAVEEFKAGKIEYRADKAGTVAVPVGKASFSEADLFDNVKLILNTLQRVRPTAAKGTYFKSVFLSSTMGPSVKIDTNDMRDLSRAAA, from the coding sequence ATGGTTGCTCACGGTAAACGCTATAGAAACGCCGCTGAAGGTTTGAACCGCGATGACGTAAAAACCGTCAAAGACGCCGTCGCGCTCGCAAAGAAAAACGCAACCGCCAAATTTGATGAAACCATCGAATTGGTTGCAAACCTTGGCATTGATCCCAAAAAAGCCGACCAGATGGTGCGCGGAACGGTATCGCTTCCCCACGGCACGGGCAAGACGGTTCGCGTCGCCGTGTTTGCGGAAGGCGACCTCGCCACCCAAGCGAAAGAAGCAGGCGCTGACATCGTCGGCAGCGAAGACCTCGCCAAAGATATTCAGGGCGGGATGATGGATTTTGACATCGCAATCGCGACCCCGGACATGATGCGCGTCGTTGGTCGACTGGGTAAAGTGTTAGGCCCTCGCGGCTTGATGCCCAACCCCAAAACAGGAACCGTCACGGCGGACGTCGCAAAAGCCGTTGAAGAATTTAAAGCGGGTAAGATCGAGTATCGCGCTGACAAAGCGGGAACGGTCGCCGTCCCCGTTGGCAAAGCGTCATTCAGCGAAGCAGACCTGTTTGATAACGTAAAGTTGATTTTAAACACTTTACAGCGCGTAAGGCCGACCGCCGCAAAAGGCACCTATTTTAAAAGCGTGTTCCTTTCTTCGACGATGGGCCCAAGCGTAAAAATTGATACAAATGATATGCGCGACT